One window of the Rhipicephalus microplus isolate Deutch F79 chromosome 2, USDA_Rmic, whole genome shotgun sequence genome contains the following:
- the LOC119169375 gene encoding adenosine deaminase-like: MSFLKHFDPCMIPRTRVELHLHLDGSIRHETIWELAQKKKINLGVKSLADLKTKLIKVDSTTLADFLDRFAVFMPTVVGDLEAVERISYELCEDQAREGVAYFEARYSPHFLASKENNVTPKQVVEAVNCGLRRGQCDFQIKVRSILACVIANDEWSRECLKFCEEYQNKGVVGIDVAKDEARTPEFTKGELQVFERAKHLGIGRTAHAGESGGYQSVMDAMVKLYCDRVGHGYRVFQDPTGKTFKMAQEKNLHFETCPYSSVLTGGCPLSSQKHSIIRLAEENANFSISKDDSTITGSTIDDEYDFLRQLGLTEAHFIRANLNAARSCFLSEAEKTDLIASLKEEYGISPMKEPDKVRVRPVQPVTPVRPLPPIRPMPPMNPGGTRKKRGLLAKLLCCPSY, from the exons GTTGAACTCCACCTTCACTTGGATGGCTCTATACGACACGAAACAATATGGGAACTTGCACA aaaaaagaaaatcaaccTTGGAGTTAAATCCCTCGCTGACCTCAAAACGAAGCTCATTAAGGTGGACTCGACTACCCTTGCAGACTTTCTCGATCGCTTTGCGGTATTTATGCCAACTGTTGT CGGTGATTTGGAAGCTGTCGAAAGAATTTCGTATGAACTATGCGAAGACCAAGCGAGAGAGGGCGTTGCGTACTTCGAGGCCCGTTATTCTCCCCATTTCCTGGCATCGAAAGAAAATAATGTGACGCCAAAGCAAGTCGTTGAAGCTGTTAACTGCGGCCTGAGAAGAGGGCAGTGCGATTTTCAGATAAAGGTTCGATCGATTCTCGCTTGCGTCATTGCCAACGATG aatggTCACGAGAATGTTTAAAATTCTGTGAAGAATACCAAAACAAAGGCGTTGTTGGCATCGACGTTGCAAAGGACGAAGCAAGAACGCCTGAATTTACGAAGGGAGAACTTCAAGTGTTCGAG AGAGCAAAACACCTGGGCATTGGCAGAACGGCACATGCCGGTGAAAGTGGTGGCTACCAATCAGTCATGGACGCAATGGTCAAGCTCTACTGCGACAGGGTCGGCCACGGATACAGAGTTTTCCAGGATCCTACCGGGAAAACATTCAAGATGGCGCAGGAAAAGAACCTCCACTTTGAGACCTGCCCTTACTCCAGCGTCTTAACCGGTGGCTGCCCTCTGAGCTCGCAAAAGCACTCAATTATCAG GCTCGCGGAAGAAAACGCCAACTTCTCGATAAGTAAAGATGATAGCACAATCACTGGAAGTACTATAGACGACGAATATGATTTTCTAAGGCAGCTTGGCTTGACTGAGGCGCATTTCATCAGGGCG AATCTGAACGCGGCTCGTTCATGTTTCCTGTCCGAAGCGGAGAAGACAGATCTGATCGCAAGCCTCAAGGAAGAATACGGCATCAGTCCAATGAAAGAGCC GGACAAAGTTCGCGTACGGCCCGTACAACCGGTGACGCCTGTACGGCCCCTGCCACCAATACGGCCTATGCCACCGATGAACCCTGGAGGCACCCGTAAGAAGCGGGGTTTGTTggcaaaactgctatgttgccCCTCGTATTAA